A single Abditibacteriaceae bacterium DNA region contains:
- a CDS encoding glycosyltransferase family 2 protein encodes MKLSVLMPVYNEVATLEEILRRVRQVPIEKEIIIVDNISTDGTREFLSDLVAHGKAVWADEIGEVRVAFQTQNNGKGASVRRALDLARGDWIVVQDADLEYDPNDYLKLLALAEKPRRRHVEAIFGTRLLRGSQTRANQPRTAFYYGRVGLSVLFRVLYGVPVSDVATCYKLMRRDTARSLNLRANGFDLDFEIAAKLARRGIRIWELGVSYAPRTVLEGKKIHALHDGLRAAWTLWKYRFVS; translated from the coding sequence ATGAAACTTTCGGTTTTAATGCCCGTTTATAACGAAGTCGCGACGCTCGAAGAAATTCTGCGCCGAGTCCGGCAAGTGCCGATTGAAAAAGAAATCATCATCGTCGATAACATTTCAACCGATGGCACTCGCGAGTTTCTTTCCGACCTCGTCGCGCACGGCAAGGCCGTTTGGGCCGACGAAATTGGCGAGGTGCGTGTTGCATTTCAAACCCAAAACAATGGCAAAGGCGCCAGTGTGCGTCGTGCTCTCGATTTGGCGCGCGGCGATTGGATTGTAGTTCAAGACGCCGATTTGGAATACGACCCCAACGATTATCTCAAGTTGTTGGCGCTGGCAGAAAAGCCGCGTCGCCGTCATGTCGAGGCGATTTTCGGAACGCGCTTGCTGCGTGGCTCGCAAACGCGCGCGAATCAGCCGCGCACCGCGTTTTATTATGGGCGCGTGGGACTGTCGGTTTTATTTCGTGTCCTTTATGGCGTTCCGGTATCCGATGTGGCGACGTGCTATAAACTGATGCGCCGCGACACCGCACGCAGCCTTAATTTGCGTGCGAACGGTTTCGACCTCGATTTTGAAATCGCGGCGAAATTAGCGCGACGCGGCATTCGCATCTGGGAACTCGGCGTTTCGTACGCGCCCCGCACTGTTTTGGAAGGCAAAAAGATTCACGCCCTGCACGACGGATTGCGTGCTGCGTGGACTCTCTGGAAATATCGCTTTGTTTCGTAA
- a CDS encoding glycosyltransferase family 39 protein: protein MTTTSRRLVMFFVALYIAIAGLLVLRVPLGKAPDETAHIYYVQHLATTHSLPVFKPIGATKDPGYEFHQPPLYYAISAVGWNAVGPGVQNYACRLVSLLFGAATILLVFGAVRRLFDESAAILAAGFVALWPLHINVGASAGNDTAAGFFCALLFYLVARGSTEEAPSLKLSAAIGVAVGLAMLSKTSTLTVCLAALGWLVHSSWKSPVEIDRTLRRTIFLRNAAIALTVASLICGPWLVRNTALYGDPLAVRIFDEAFRNSSPRPSAFFAGGIDFLTYIRALFLVMFCTAWGIFGGPNTALEVLNLFGTRGPRPEAFGALPFLLVCGGATLAALLGLRRVAWDELNSSHKRAWLWWLLGLLAVVAAWANFNLIQFQGQARYLHPALLPLAAVLALGWREIFPMETARGKTGTIGFALVLVGLSVWNIVSWRTLV, encoded by the coding sequence ATGACTACCACTTCGCGCCGCCTGGTGATGTTCTTTGTTGCTCTTTACATTGCGATTGCGGGCTTACTCGTGTTGCGCGTGCCGTTAGGCAAAGCGCCTGATGAAACCGCGCATATTTATTACGTTCAGCACCTGGCGACGACGCATTCGCTTCCGGTTTTCAAACCGATTGGCGCGACCAAAGACCCCGGCTACGAGTTTCACCAGCCGCCGCTTTACTACGCGATTTCCGCGGTCGGTTGGAATGCGGTTGGGCCGGGTGTGCAGAACTACGCCTGCCGCCTGGTTTCGTTATTGTTTGGTGCTGCGACGATTTTGCTGGTTTTTGGCGCAGTGCGTCGCTTGTTCGACGAAAGCGCGGCCATTTTAGCCGCAGGTTTCGTGGCGTTATGGCCGTTGCATATCAATGTGGGCGCAAGCGCGGGCAACGACACCGCCGCTGGTTTCTTTTGCGCGTTGCTGTTTTACCTCGTCGCGCGCGGCTCAACCGAGGAGGCTCCTTCCCTCAAGCTGTCTGCAGCAATTGGCGTTGCTGTTGGTTTGGCAATGCTTTCCAAAACAAGCACCCTCACGGTTTGCCTCGCCGCTTTGGGCTGGTTGGTTCATTCCTCGTGGAAAAGTCCGGTCGAAATCGACCGGACCTTGCGGCGCACGATTTTCCTCCGCAACGCCGCAATCGCACTGACCGTCGCCTCACTTATTTGTGGGCCGTGGCTGGTGCGAAACACCGCGCTTTACGGCGACCCATTGGCCGTGCGCATTTTCGACGAAGCGTTCCGCAACTCGTCCCCACGGCCATCGGCGTTCTTCGCAGGAGGCATCGATTTTCTGACTTACATTCGCGCGTTGTTTCTGGTGATGTTTTGCACTGCATGGGGAATTTTCGGCGGGCCCAATACGGCACTCGAAGTGTTGAATTTGTTCGGCACACGCGGGCCGCGCCCCGAAGCCTTTGGCGCTTTACCATTTCTATTGGTTTGCGGTGGTGCCACGCTGGCCGCGCTGTTAGGCTTGCGCCGTGTCGCATGGGATGAACTCAATTCGAGCCACAAGCGCGCGTGGTTGTGGTGGCTGCTGGGTTTGCTGGCTGTCGTCGCTGCGTGGGCAAATTTCAATCTGATTCAATTCCAGGGACAGGCGCGCTATCTTCATCCGGCTCTTTTGCCGCTGGCAGCGGTTTTAGCTCTCGGCTGGCGCGAAATTTTTCCCATGGAAACCGCGCGCGGCAAAACCGGAACGATTGGCTTTGCGCTCGTCCTTGTGGGCCTCTCGGTTTGGAATATTGTGAGCTGGCGCACTCTTGTTTAA
- a CDS encoding glycosyltransferase family 39 protein, translated as MNYLLDAAMFLGLVAFVAAGSWRMASRFAARASVAVALFGGFFGLAGTSIWLVGLVKLNAAICASIFAILLLALWLAPLKRTREYGRFRPYFETTDKILLAYVAGICALTFVLTLVPPTASDYDSLVYHLSTPAQWLRAGRVVELPYDHHSYFPLTTESLFAAALSWRGLDNGAVFAKLFHWLMLPLGCATLLAIGRRFVSTRAGVFAAALWASLPVVQSEASTAYIDLALVAFALLAVLCFLEWRETAGVRWLFACGAFCGFCLGTKYLGALIFGWLGLWILFVSLKEKRPLAHVGAGALVALILGGGWYARNWLLTGNPVFPFAYEIFGGRGWTQEMATAYANDQKGFGWGRSPLDLLLLPFRLVFTPLNVQNVGGKFVGLFETPGMLVYSVIGPALLAFGAPSVLLKNKPFVVKFCLATFAFLFVFWAATGQYLRYLLPAYALLCVACGWGIENFLRRSTLLKSAVGLCLILALAFAPVLTISHARGNFAVLSGGQTPDEYLRRTFGGYQAMNWAATNAPANARFAVWGEPRCYYLQRDYFLADDAHNNLIDYKQPLFSQLKKLGATHVLVNTQAERNGGFGAVPDQWNEIVTRGQATELSSASANGYVVYQLK; from the coding sequence ATGAATTATCTGCTCGATGCCGCGATGTTTCTTGGGCTTGTCGCTTTCGTGGCGGCGGGAAGTTGGCGCATGGCGTCGCGCTTTGCCGCGCGTGCCAGTGTCGCCGTTGCGCTCTTCGGCGGCTTCTTCGGCCTCGCCGGAACATCAATCTGGCTGGTTGGCCTCGTCAAGTTAAACGCCGCGATATGCGCTTCCATCTTCGCAATTCTACTGCTTGCATTATGGCTGGCTCCTTTGAAACGCACACGCGAGTACGGTCGATTTCGACCGTACTTTGAAACCACGGACAAAATTTTATTGGCGTATGTCGCGGGTATATGCGCGCTGACCTTTGTGCTCACCCTCGTGCCACCGACGGCCAGTGATTACGATTCACTCGTTTATCACCTCTCGACGCCCGCTCAATGGCTGCGAGCAGGACGCGTGGTCGAACTTCCTTACGATCATCACTCATACTTTCCCTTAACAACAGAAAGTTTGTTTGCTGCGGCTTTGTCGTGGCGCGGGCTGGATAACGGTGCTGTGTTCGCCAAGCTTTTTCACTGGCTGATGCTGCCATTAGGCTGCGCCACTCTCCTTGCCATCGGTCGGCGCTTTGTTTCCACGCGTGCCGGAGTTTTTGCCGCCGCTTTGTGGGCCAGTCTGCCGGTTGTGCAAAGTGAAGCCTCCACGGCTTACATCGATTTAGCTCTCGTTGCTTTCGCACTTTTGGCCGTCCTCTGCTTTTTGGAATGGCGCGAAACGGCAGGGGTGCGCTGGCTTTTTGCCTGTGGCGCGTTCTGCGGCTTTTGTCTGGGCACAAAATATCTTGGTGCGCTTATTTTCGGCTGGCTCGGCCTGTGGATTCTTTTCGTGTCGCTCAAAGAAAAGCGGCCTCTCGCGCATGTTGGTGCAGGCGCACTGGTCGCTCTGATCCTCGGCGGCGGTTGGTACGCGCGCAACTGGCTCTTGACGGGAAACCCTGTATTTCCCTTTGCCTACGAAATTTTCGGCGGGCGCGGCTGGACTCAGGAAATGGCAACGGCTTACGCGAATGACCAGAAAGGTTTCGGCTGGGGCCGCAGTCCACTGGATTTGCTGCTTTTGCCGTTTCGCCTCGTCTTCACGCCGCTTAATGTGCAAAACGTTGGCGGCAAATTCGTCGGGCTTTTTGAAACGCCGGGGATGCTGGTTTATTCGGTCATCGGCCCCGCGCTTCTGGCTTTCGGCGCGCCTTCGGTGCTTTTGAAGAATAAGCCGTTCGTCGTGAAATTCTGTTTGGCGACCTTCGCTTTCTTGTTTGTTTTCTGGGCTGCCACCGGTCAGTACTTGCGCTATTTGCTTCCGGCCTATGCACTTCTGTGTGTTGCCTGTGGTTGGGGCATTGAGAATTTTCTGCGGCGTAGCACTTTGCTCAAGAGTGCTGTAGGCCTCTGTCTTATTCTTGCATTGGCATTCGCGCCGGTTCTGACAATTTCGCACGCGCGCGGCAACTTCGCGGTGTTGTCAGGCGGTCAAACGCCGGATGAATATCTGCGCCGCACTTTCGGCGGCTACCAAGCGATGAACTGGGCGGCGACGAACGCTCCGGCAAACGCGCGCTTTGCTGTGTGGGGTGAACCCCGCTGCTATTACCTCCAGCGCGATTATTTTTTGGCAGATGATGCACACAACAACCTCATCGATTACAAGCAGCCATTGTTTTCGCAACTGAAAAAACTGGGTGCGACCCACGTTTTGGTCAATACGCAGGCGGAGCGCAACGGAGGCTTCGGAGCGGTTCCCGACCAATGGAATGAAATCGTGACGCGCGGGCAAGCCACCGAACTATCGAGCGCTAGCGCCAACGGTTATGTCGTTTATCAACTGAAATAA
- a CDS encoding HAD hydrolase family protein gives MFAQTRSHEVNLISLIPTAPLATPPALSETIEQAQQRQAEADRWARIKLLALDVDGVLTDGSLTFDEDGRLLQTFNVRDGFGLVAARRSGIEVAWISGRPSKVAEQRFAELELHHCILACADKAVALRELLKQRGFTPDECCFVGDDYPDLPAYAVAGVSVAVADAHPDVLARADWTTKAAGGRGAVREVVEKILEAKGLMQKLLDRFTLIDAADEDKAPAENFQR, from the coding sequence ATGTTCGCACAGACACGTTCGCATGAGGTGAACCTTATTTCGCTCATTCCTACAGCGCCGCTAGCCACCCCGCCAGCTCTTTCCGAAACCATTGAACAAGCGCAGCAGCGTCAGGCTGAAGCCGACCGCTGGGCGCGCATCAAACTCCTGGCCCTCGATGTCGATGGCGTTCTCACTGACGGCAGTCTGACCTTCGATGAAGATGGTCGTTTGCTGCAAACTTTTAATGTGCGCGATGGCTTTGGCCTTGTCGCCGCGCGACGCAGCGGAATTGAGGTCGCGTGGATTTCGGGACGGCCCTCAAAAGTTGCCGAACAGCGCTTCGCCGAACTGGAGCTGCATCATTGCATTCTGGCGTGTGCCGATAAAGCTGTCGCTTTACGCGAGTTATTAAAGCAGCGTGGCTTCACGCCCGACGAATGCTGCTTCGTCGGCGACGATTATCCCGACTTGCCAGCCTACGCCGTTGCAGGTGTCAGCGTTGCCGTTGCCGATGCGCATCCCGATGTGCTCGCGCGCGCCGACTGGACAACCAAAGCCGCCGGCGGGCGTGGCGCGGTGCGCGAAGTCGTGGAAAAGATTCTCGAAGCTAAAGGCTTGATGCAAAAACTGCTCGACCGCTTCACGCTGATCGACGCAGCCGACGAGGACAAAGCGCCGGCGGAGAATTTTCAGCGATGA
- a CDS encoding ribonuclease H-like domain-containing protein, with amino-acid sequence MSGVNWLYFDIETERASHEVGGWQNIQDLGLACAVTHSSAENSFRVYRKAQVGDLLEELRAADCVVGFNSIGFDVRVLQTFADFDLKTLRHLDLMLDIKAAAHFRVGLNNCCAATFGEKKSSNGLEALEWWRAGREQDVIDYCQQDVAITRRLHEWGATHGWIKCTDRSARVRTLNVPWTLSGVEAPPIQGSLF; translated from the coding sequence ATGTCTGGAGTGAATTGGCTTTATTTCGACATCGAAACCGAACGCGCGTCGCACGAAGTCGGCGGCTGGCAGAATATTCAAGACTTGGGCCTCGCCTGTGCGGTCACGCACTCGTCGGCAGAGAACAGCTTTCGCGTGTATCGTAAAGCGCAAGTCGGCGACCTTCTCGAAGAATTGCGCGCCGCCGATTGCGTTGTTGGCTTCAACTCCATCGGCTTCGACGTGCGCGTGTTGCAAACCTTCGCCGATTTCGATCTGAAAACACTGAGACATCTCGATTTGATGCTCGATATCAAAGCCGCCGCACATTTTCGCGTGGGTCTGAATAACTGCTGCGCCGCGACTTTTGGCGAAAAGAAAAGTAGCAACGGGTTGGAAGCTCTCGAATGGTGGCGCGCAGGTCGTGAGCAAGACGTCATCGACTATTGCCAGCAAGACGTGGCAATCACACGCCGCCTTCACGAATGGGGCGCCACACATGGCTGGATAAAATGCACGGATCGAAGTGCGCGTGTCCGCACGCTGAATGTGCCGTGGACGCTTTCGGGCGTCGAAGCGCCGCCGATTCAAGGCAGCCTGTTTTAA
- a CDS encoding biotin--[acetyl-CoA-carboxylase] ligase, with the protein MLGTPRRDFQLCASTNDEAARWARDGAPHGAVVVAEAQSRGRGRSGRVWNSPSGCGLYFSLVVRMDVPLARVPLLTMAAALGTACALDEYVRGASVKWPNDVLVHRKKIGGLLSEAAPNAHGLLDFAVIGIGLNIAHEENDLPSRPLFPATSLWLEARRRFERDDVLQSMLNRIEPLLLLAQNDSPQLLEQWMKRDVVQGSTVEIGVGHEAWRGVAAGVEENGALLVRDAQGQKRRVVAGDVFMIQ; encoded by the coding sequence ATGCTGGGAACGCCACGCCGCGACTTTCAACTCTGTGCTTCGACCAACGATGAAGCTGCCCGTTGGGCGCGTGACGGTGCGCCTCATGGCGCTGTTGTTGTAGCCGAAGCGCAGTCGCGCGGGCGCGGGCGCAGTGGGCGCGTCTGGAATTCTCCATCGGGTTGCGGTTTGTATTTTTCACTCGTGGTGCGAATGGACGTTCCGTTGGCGCGTGTCCCGTTGCTCACGATGGCGGCGGCTTTGGGCACTGCATGCGCTCTCGATGAATACGTGCGCGGCGCAAGCGTCAAGTGGCCCAACGATGTGCTTGTGCATCGCAAGAAAATCGGCGGGTTGCTCAGTGAAGCTGCGCCGAATGCCCACGGTCTGCTCGATTTTGCCGTTATCGGAATCGGGCTGAACATTGCGCACGAGGAGAACGATTTGCCGTCGCGCCCTTTGTTTCCCGCTACCTCGCTCTGGTTGGAAGCCAGGCGCCGTTTCGAACGCGACGATGTCCTCCAGAGCATGCTCAATCGCATTGAACCTTTGCTACTCTTGGCGCAAAACGATTCCCCTCAGCTGCTGGAGCAATGGATGAAACGCGATGTGGTGCAGGGAAGTACGGTCGAAATCGGCGTCGGTCACGAAGCGTGGCGCGGTGTTGCTGCAGGCGTTGAGGAAAACGGGGCGCTCCTTGTCCGTGATGCGCAGGGCCAAAAACGCCGCGTTGTTGCGGGCGATGTTTTCATGATTCAGTAA
- the nadC gene encoding carboxylating nicotinate-nucleotide diphosphorylase, whose product MQEFLFKPLVEAALREDLRSGDITTQALIPAEARATAFLRTREDGIWCGLGVARCAFALLDPTATFFPAQNDGEMMRAGDTLLGISGDARAVLSAERVALNFAQRLSGIATQTRAYVQAIEGTKARLADTRKTTPGLRLLEKNAVLCGGGFNHRFALDDMILIKDNHIALCGGIASAVERARNSIGHAVKIEVECDSIAQVLEAVEARADIILLDNMPSETLKQAVEIVDGRALCEASGGITLQTIRAVAESGVDLISVGALTHGARAIDLGLDIEVQ is encoded by the coding sequence ATGCAAGAATTTCTTTTTAAGCCCTTAGTTGAAGCGGCGTTGCGCGAAGACTTGCGCTCGGGCGACATTACGACGCAGGCGCTTATTCCTGCCGAGGCGCGGGCGACGGCTTTTCTCCGCACGCGCGAAGATGGCATCTGGTGTGGCTTGGGTGTTGCGCGCTGCGCCTTTGCCTTGCTCGACCCGACGGCCACCTTTTTTCCTGCTCAAAACGATGGCGAAATGATGCGCGCGGGGGACACGCTCCTGGGCATTTCGGGCGATGCACGCGCGGTTCTTTCTGCCGAGCGGGTAGCACTCAACTTCGCGCAGCGACTGAGCGGCATTGCAACTCAAACGCGTGCTTACGTCCAGGCGATTGAAGGCACCAAAGCGCGCCTCGCTGATACGCGGAAGACCACGCCCGGATTGCGCCTCTTAGAAAAGAATGCGGTGCTTTGTGGCGGCGGATTCAATCACCGTTTCGCACTGGATGACATGATTCTTATTAAAGACAATCACATCGCGTTGTGTGGCGGAATCGCGAGTGCCGTCGAGCGCGCTCGAAACAGTATCGGTCACGCCGTAAAAATCGAAGTTGAATGTGATTCCATCGCGCAGGTTTTGGAAGCGGTAGAAGCGCGTGCGGATATTATTCTGCTCGACAATATGCCGTCCGAAACCTTGAAACAAGCGGTTGAAATCGTCGATGGGCGCGCGCTCTGTGAAGCGAGCGGCGGTATCACTCTGCAAACGATTCGCGCAGTTGCCGAAAGCGGCGTCGATCTTATTTCCGTTGGTGCGCTTACCCACGGAGCACGCGCCATCGACCTCGGCCTCGATATCGAAGTTCAATAA
- the mutM gene encoding bifunctional DNA-formamidopyrimidine glycosylase/DNA-(apurinic or apyrimidinic site) lyase codes for MPELPEAETVRAQLAQQIVGLKVRSAWARLPRITVPDIETFTRELTGAIVVDARRRGKQIYFPLDSGQNLLVHLGMTGRLHVEDDDDAEAPKHVHGLLRFENGRRLVFTDPRTFGRIGVMQELPFLQNMGPEPIDADFDEAALVARLRTRNTKIKAAILDQKLVAGLGNIYADEVCFLAGVHPEQRASDVPLAQLKRLVAAMRPTLEKAIAARGATLKDGGYQDTFGVFGSFIPQVYGNTNEPCATCGTIIQRGVLGVGKTARSYHFCSTCQPLRKTETDKLR; via the coding sequence ATGCCCGAACTTCCCGAAGCCGAAACCGTGCGCGCACAATTGGCGCAGCAAATCGTAGGTTTGAAAGTCCGTTCCGCGTGGGCGCGTTTGCCGCGCATCACTGTTCCCGACATCGAAACCTTCACGCGCGAACTCACCGGCGCAATAGTGGTTGATGCCAGGCGGCGCGGCAAGCAGATTTATTTTCCACTCGATTCCGGCCAGAATTTGCTAGTGCATCTGGGCATGACCGGACGGTTGCACGTCGAAGACGACGATGATGCCGAAGCGCCCAAGCATGTTCACGGACTATTGCGATTCGAGAATGGCAGGCGACTGGTTTTTACCGATCCGCGCACCTTTGGAAGAATCGGCGTGATGCAGGAATTACCATTTCTGCAAAACATGGGGCCGGAACCCATCGACGCTGATTTCGATGAAGCCGCGCTCGTTGCCAGGCTGCGCACACGCAATACAAAAATCAAAGCGGCGATTCTCGACCAGAAACTTGTGGCTGGACTGGGCAATATTTACGCAGACGAAGTTTGCTTTCTGGCTGGCGTTCATCCCGAACAGCGCGCCTCCGATGTGCCACTCGCCCAGTTGAAACGACTGGTTGCGGCAATGCGCCCCACGCTGGAAAAGGCGATTGCCGCACGCGGCGCAACGCTCAAAGACGGCGGTTATCAGGATACTTTTGGCGTGTTCGGTTCGTTTATCCCGCAGGTTTACGGCAACACGAATGAACCTTGTGCGACCTGCGGCACAATCATTCAGCGCGGTGTGCTCGGCGTTGGCAAAACCGCGCGCTCGTATCATTTTTGCTCCACGTGTCAGCCGCTGCGAAAAACGGAAACTGATAAGCTGCGGTGA
- a CDS encoding A24 family peptidase: protein MQKLFSFWTNAEAGVSATGVLVINTLLIAFLLTCAYTDTRWSKIYNKFTFPTMLLGIVLNGIFGGPQAALWALCGWGVGMAIQWVPFMLGLAKAGDVKFLAAVGALKGAWFCGFGFLYGAAAFGFIIVPWLAMRGELGGVKNNLKGYFTAAAITQQVPDAPTPTVTKKYVPWGLGLAVGFAIALAVELQLGRVFLLK, encoded by the coding sequence ATGCAAAAACTTTTTTCCTTCTGGACAAACGCTGAAGCGGGTGTTTCGGCGACGGGTGTTCTGGTTATTAACACGCTGCTTATCGCGTTTTTGCTGACGTGCGCTTACACCGATACACGCTGGTCGAAAATTTATAACAAGTTCACCTTTCCCACGATGCTGCTCGGCATTGTGCTCAACGGGATTTTCGGAGGGCCGCAGGCGGCTTTGTGGGCGCTGTGCGGCTGGGGCGTCGGAATGGCGATTCAGTGGGTGCCGTTTATGCTGGGGCTGGCGAAAGCGGGCGATGTGAAATTTCTAGCGGCGGTCGGCGCGCTTAAAGGTGCGTGGTTTTGCGGCTTCGGGTTTCTTTATGGTGCCGCCGCGTTTGGATTTATCATTGTTCCGTGGCTGGCGATGCGTGGAGAATTAGGCGGCGTCAAGAATAATCTCAAGGGCTACTTCACGGCAGCGGCGATTACCCAGCAAGTGCCCGACGCGCCTACGCCAACGGTGACGAAAAAGTATGTGCCGTGGGGCCTAGGCTTGGCTGTGGGTTTTGCCATCGCGCTTGCTGTAGAGCTGCAACTGGGACGCGTGTTTTTGTTGAAATAA